The genomic region tattccccaaAAGAAATAAGTGTGATCCATTTTCTATCAGTTTTCATAAACACACTTGAGACTTCAGACATAATAGGAGGATGGCTTCTTTTGGTTTCGGAAGCCTTCTCTCTTACAACATCAGAGATGTTAACAGTTTAGCCTATATGTGCATGCTGCCATAGATAGGTGGATGGTACATGCACCTCctatttcaaaaatacaaatggcAAGTAGGTCTGGACAAGGGCAAACTGCAACTTCAACTCGATTTCTGCTGCAACCCTATCACCAGCTCAGCTCTATTTATTCCTTCACTTTACTGATATAGTCAGTGagtttgttgatgttttcttccTGCTGTTCTAGAGCATCCAGGACAATGCCCATTGGCGTCTTCTTCAAACCTATTCCCTCCATTTTATTCTCCAGTTTGTTCTTGAGGTTCCGAAGTCTCAGCGACGCATGGATAAACATCACTACAGAGAAGTGAAACACTGTTAGCACTAGAGCATCAGTTATCTTTCCCCACAGTCACATCACACTCCCTCTCCTCACACCTTCAGTATACTGCCTCAGCTAGCAATAGTCTGATCTGGCTCTCTAAGGGATCCAAGCCCTCAAATAGATCCTTGGACTTTATAGAAAGCTTTTTGACAAGTCATACATAAAGTTTTCTCCATGTGTGAAGGAAAACGTATTCAGCAGGAAGGGCCATAGTCTGGCAGCCACACTCTTTTCCTCCCACACTGATATCGTTACCTTTCACCTACTTAAATGCCCTGAAAATCAACATGGTTCCAACCTACATCAAAGTCGATTTATACAAAGTTTCCCAGGAAAGAACTCATGCTCAATTCAGGGATTTCCTGTATTTTGTTCCCTGTGGGAAGCGTGAGGGTGAAGTCCAATTAGGAGGTCCCTAAGAggcagttttccaaagtgttggagacagatttataaataaaaactaaaggtTTTACCGACATACCCTAGCGTTTCCCAGATTTGCTTCATCATTAAGAATTACCTGCTTGTTTATTAAGAAACAGATTCCCAAGCCCCTCTGCTGGACCTCCTGAACCAAAGCTTAAGGGATAGGCCTGGGGATGTGTATTTTATGCAGGCGTTCCAGATGACGGACACCAGCAATTTTCAAACTTCTGTGTACGTACAAATCACCCGCAGAACCTGTTAAACAGGAAAATTTTGGGTCTCCATCACCCCAAATTCAGACTGTTAAGACTGAAGTAGGGCTCTAGACCATAaaatttcaataatcactctggAAGATTCTGATATAGGTGATCTTGGACcttcattttgagaaacactgatgtGCGTTCCATCTGGAAGCTCCCAACCCAGACTGGCCATTAGAAACATTTGAGGAACTTTCTAAAAATATAGCTTCTTTGGGCACCACTGTCGACCCACAGAATCAAGATCTCCAAGGGATGTAGCTgggaaatttgtatttttaataagcatcCTGGATGATTCTCATAATCATCAAAGTTGGGATTGATCTtgtctcattttcttattttatagattagtGAGCTACAGCCCATTTGGATAACTGGTCCAAATCACATTGCTGGTTTCCAGTAGGTCTAGGATTAGAAATCAGGAGCTCTGACTCTCTACCTAGAACACATTTCATTACGCTGGCCTGTCTCAGGCTCTGATGTGGAAAGGTACTCAGGTGAACAAGCTGTgtggggccgccctgtggccgagtggttaagttcgtgcgctccgctacagtggcccggggtttttctggtttggatcctgagcacggacatggtaccactcatcaggccatgctgaggcagcatcccacgtacaacaactagaaggacccacaactaaaatatacaactacatactggggggatttgtggagaaaaagcagaaaggaaaaaaaaaaaaagattgacaacggttgttagctcaggtgccaatctttaaaagaaaaaaaaaaaacaagctgtGTGTTTAAGCAGAATTATTGAAATTCCAAGCCTCTAGCACATAAGGAAAATCAGAAGAATATTTCAAAAAGTCTGAATTTGCCGATTCAAACATTTTGTCCAATAAGGTGCGGGATTCATCCATAAATATTCTGGGCTTAATCTAACAAAACCCAAATCAAGCAATTGATTCTATTTAATGGAATAAATGCACATGTGAAATGCTGTTAAAGTTAAAGGGATGTTCCTGTGGTATAATACACTAGAATTTTAATTAGATTTCTGATGATGAGACTGGAATTTTATCTGTCCTTTATTTCAGGCTTCAAGTGTTTGAGATCTCAGTAAGCAACgcatttaaaatttagaaagcatCTAGTTCCCTTCACCAGAACTGGAATACTTGTTATGCCATCTTCTGGGCCAATATTTCTATAGACTTATAAAACTGTTGACACTAATTAAGATTTTCTGAGTAAGTAGAGAGTAAATAGTTTGGTGCCAAATGAAATATGTTCATTCCTGTGTCAGGACAGTATGAGTGACACAAAGATTGAGAACAGACTCTAATATCAGACAAATCTGGAGTCCAGTGCAGGGCTATGGAACTTTCTTGTTGTATGACTTgggatttgtatttcttttgttaacTGTTGTGTCCTCAAAGAGTGTCTGGCATAGAGTGTGTGCCCAATACATATTTGTGGAATTAATGGACTATTAGGCCTTTCTGCTGTTTCAGAAAATTCTGATAATTTTGCAGTCATGCCAACACACATAAGAAACAGGTTATATAATTCCCATTGAACAATCGTGCCTACATTTTTTATGATATGAGAAAAGGAAGACTCAGGTTCACTTACGCAACAAAGGAAAAGTGATGCCAAACACAAAGACCATGACTCCACCGAACATAGATATGAGGAAATAGCTGGCCAGCATGACCACCATCACAAATGTCGTGGGATACCGCTTCTTCATCCGGCGGAGGATGTCTTTATTGTGGGCTGCCCACACAAACCCTGTGAACACCAGCACCACCACAATTCCTCCAAGGATCATGTTGAAGGGGCTCAGGAACctggaatatgaaaaaaaagagggaggctAGGTCAACAAGAGtaggagcaggaagaggaagatgaggaaggggaggaggaggaaaagcaagTGTTGCATACTTACTAAGCATTTTATCtaaattgtctcatttaatccttaaaccTGATGAGGTAGATAACTATTAATTCATTtctcaaatgaagaaactgaggcacagaggtgagaAAATGGTGGAGTTAAAATTCACACCCAGGCAGTTTGACTCCCACCAAACTTGCCAGTCCATCTCATTAGAGGCTCatgattttaaaagacttttaaaatttaaaagagaccCCCTTGTTTGGGGGGCGCTGCATTTAGCTTTCATACATCCTGGGCTCTAGCACACATTAGGTGGTATTTTCTGAGCTCTAAGGACTTATTTCAACCTTCATCGAAATTGCCATGACAAATGAATGTAGAGTAGAGGTCACACAGTGGCCTCCACGGGCCAGATCATTGAGTCTACAGTCACATTTTCGTTTGGCCtgtacaatgtttttaaaaacttgtatttGAATTTCAATGTgttaaaaaaatccataaaacttAGGATTTCTTGCTTCTCCTGGAAACAAGAAAATCTAACACTAGACCCACTTTCCCACATGTCAACAACTGGCTGAAGCGCCTTCTCATTCACATACAACAAATGCTCTCCTTTCAGCCCCAGACCCCAACACTATCTACTGCATCTCTGACACACAGGCCCCCAGTCAGTTGCCATTAATTGTTGTTTTTCTGATAGTTGGCCTGCATTGCTCTCTTACATAACCTGCCtggcccatggaggcatttgagtTTATGACTCCTGGCATAGACAGCCCATGATAATTCCTTAGAAGGGCCCAGAGTATCATTAGGGGAGGGGTTATCAACTGAGATTCCCAAGCACAGAGCCGCCAGATTCATTGTTACGAGCCAAAGGTTACACTTCTATTGATAATAGAGGACAGACATTATGAAGAGGAAATTTAGACAAGTATTTTATAAGTGACAATGACTGGGCCTGGTAGCCCCCCACCCCTACCTGCTGTGTATACTAAACCCTTAACAAGACATTTGCAGTCAGCAAGTACAATGAGTTACTTTTTACCTTCACAAGAGCCTAATGAGCATTTCACTCATGATGCCAAGagtttatttctctgaaatagaACACATGATGGATTCATACTCATACTGGGATTCATGTTTAGGATAACCacgattcttttttaaaaatctctaaattTTAGCTCTGATTCTGCCTCCGGAAACACAAAAGCTATTCAAAATAGTTTCAAATAGGAGTGAAAGTACTACATACCTTAATGGGTGAAATCAGGGATATAAACTTctttgaaaaagtttaaaatgtctgTAAAAATGCATGTAATTAAACAGTGGTAAGAGTAGTAGcacatcatttaaaattaaacccTACAACAATAAGCTGCCATTTCATTTAAAACTCTTGCAAATGTTTATAGTCTTTGGGGCAACGAATCCCCTCCTCAGAATAAAgtccaaggaaataaaaaggcaaagactGAGTtgtaaaaatattcacaagtggtacttatgattaaaaatttttaaaaataacatatatgGCCCACTATTTACTAGATGGAGGTATTCACAGATATTTTTACAAAGTTGAAGTACATATTTAATAATATGGGAAGACACTAATAATATATTGAGTAGGTAAGAGCAATTATAATACATTCTCTCTGTTATGTGGATTTGTCATATGTATTATATAACTCAGAAGTAGAAATTTTATAATTCGTATATTGTTTTgtaatcagaaataaaatgaacatataaaaaaagaaaatataaaaacaactgtTCCCCAGCCCTACAACCCAGACTTGCCACAGGCCAACTACAACAGTCCACCTTTACTTCCATCATCTCTCCAATAACATTAATGCAATTTCAATTCACTAGTTGAACTGAAGCAGTGCACATTCCTTTTCCCACCCAAACCTTAGTTCCCTGCCCGTTCCCCAGATCCTCCTGCAGCCAACGGGCACACCCCATCACTCAAGCTTTCCCAATACCCAGCACACGTGCTATTCAGTctgtcctcctcctctctcagtTACTTATATCTGGATCTACTTAGTCTCtctgtactttttttcttttccttttaaaaattttatctggGTTATACCCTGTCTTCTGATTTAACCTCAAAATTGATCTGGGCAAGATAAAAATTTCCATATAGGCCTGGGGAATGGATGAATAGGACAGGGCAAAACCAAATCCTCCTTagaaggtggaggtggggagactgAGTGGAGAGGCCCAGAAACTCCCACAGATTAGTAAATCTCATTCCTAGCACCAAAAAGAATCTGAAAGAAATTATACCAAAAGACTATAGTAGTTATACTGGGTAGTAGGATCATGGGTAGTTTATtcccatttgcttatttctattttcacatttttttcaacAGTCATGTATTAGTTgaataaaaaaattgatatttaaatattaacaaatgAAATCAGGGCAAGGTGCCTGTAATAAATCCTTTTACATAGCTTTGACATTGACCTAGAACTCACCCAAATATTTCTgagctataaagaaaagcaaagatcaACATTAACTCAAAGAACTAGAGTGGAGGGTTCAAGTTTAAGGAAACTTCAT from Equus caballus isolate H_3958 breed thoroughbred chromosome 16, TB-T2T, whole genome shotgun sequence harbors:
- the ARL6IP5 gene encoding PRA1 family protein 3; translated protein: MDVSIAPLRAWDDFFPGSDRFARPDFRDISKWNNRVVSNLLYYQTNYLVVAAMMISVVGFLSPFNMILGGIVVVLVFTGFVWAAHNKDILRRMKKRYPTTFVMVVMLASYFLISMFGGVMVFVFGITFPLLLMFIHASLRLRNLKNKLENKMEGIGLKKTPMGIVLDALEQQEENINKLTDYISKVKE